The Curtobacterium sp. MCSS17_015 genomic sequence CGCAGCTGCTGGTCCTGGTGAACGGCATGGGCGGGACGCCGCAGTCCGAGCTCTACATCGCGTACCGACGCGCGGTCGAGGTCCTGTCGGATCGCGGGCACGAGGTCGCGCGTAGCCTGGTCGGCAACTACGTCACGTCCCTCGAGATGCAGGGGTTCTCGATCACCGTCACGGTGCTCGACGAGGACCTCACCGCCCTCTGGGACGCGCCGGTCGAGACGCCGGCACTCCGTTGGGGGCGCTGACACCCGTCAGCACCGACCAGCGGCAGCGGGCAGCACGCAACGTCCGACACGCAACACCGCCGCGCACCACCAGCACGACGCCACCGCTCACGACGCCGACCCCGTCGGCCGCACGAAGGGACACACCTTGTCGCTCGACACCGCATGGGCCATCGACTGGGTCCGCCGCACCGCCGCCACCATCGACGAACACCGGGCGGAGTTGATCACACTCGACCGCGAGATCGGCGACGGTGACCACGGCGAGAACCTGGACCGCGGGTTCCGTGCGGTGGTCGAGGCCCTCGGCGACGCGACACCGGAGACCCCGGGCGCCGTGTTCAAGCTCGTCGCGACCAAGCTCATCTCGACGGTCGGTGGTGCTGCGGGTCCGCTGTTCGGCACGGCGTACCTCAAGGCCGCGCAGGCCGCCGGTGACGCTGCCGAACTCGACGCGGACACCCTGGTGGCCGTGCTCGCCGCGGCCCGTGACGGCGTGGTCTCGCGTGGCAAGGCCGAAGTCGGCGACAAGACCATGGTCGACGCCTGGACGCCGGCCGTCGACGCGGCGGCCGCATCGGCAGCGGCGGGGGAGACGCCCGAGCAGGTCCTGGCGGCTGCAGCCGACGCCGCCGCCACCGGCGCCGCGTCGACCGACGCCCTGGTCGCCCGGAAAGGCCGCGCGAGCTACCTCGGGGAGCGGGCGGTGGGGCACCGCGACCCGGGCGCCCAGTCGAGCGCCTACGTCCTGCGCGCCGCGGTGGACGCGGCATGAGCGTCGGGGTCCTCGTCGTCTCGCACAGCGCCCGCGTCGCCGAGGGGACCGTCGAGATCGCGCGACAGATGGCCCCGGACGTCGCACTCGCGGCGGCCGGCGGGACGGACGACGGTGGCATCGGCACGTCGTTCGAGGCGATCACCGACGCGATCACGGGGTTGGCCCAGGCCGACGCGGTCGTGGTCCTCTGCGACCTCGGCTCCGCCTACCTGACCACGGACACCGCGCTCGACTTCCTCGACGACGAACTCCGCGCACGCGTCCACGTCTCCGACGCGCCGCTGGTCGAAGGCACCGTGGCCGCGGCCGTCGCAGCGCAGACCGGAGGTGACGTCGCGGCCGTGCTCGCGGCGGCCTCGACCGCGGGCGGCACCGGGGCGGCCGGTCCCGCCGACCGCAGTGACGTGGCGGACGGCGGGGGAGCCTCCCGTCCGGACGAGCCGGGAGGCCCGCTACCCGTGGCAGACAGCAGTGCCGGTGACGAGGCGGACGCTTCCGCCACTGCCGAGCTCGTCAACGAGTCCGGTCTGCACGCGCGCCCCGCCGCCGAGTTCGTCAAGGCGGCCGCGCGGCACGAAGCGGTCGTCCGGGTGAACGGCGTCGACGCGAAGAGCCTCCTCGCGATCATGGCGCTCGCGCTCCCGAAGGGCGCGTCGGTCACGGTGGAGGCGTCCGGGGCTGACGCGCAGGACGCGGTCGACGAGCTCATCGCACTCGTCCGCTCGGGCTTCGGCGAGTAGCCCCGACCGAACGGGGCCCGCAGGTGGGCGGTGCTGCTAGCCGCTCGTGGCGACGGACTGCAGTCCGGTGACCCGCAGCAGGTCGAGCCGCGATGCGTCGTCGCTGCCCGGCACGACCGTGTAGACGACGATCCGCAGGTCGCTGCCCGGCACCGACAGCGTGTCGCAGTCGACCTCGATCGGGCCGACCGGCGTCTGCAGGGTCTTCCGGCTCGTCCGGTGCTCGGCGATCCGGGCCTCACCCCAGCGCCGCTCGAACTCCGGGCTCGTCGCCCGGAGGTCGTGGACGAGTTCGGCGAGCTGTCGGTCGGCAGGGTACCGACCGATCGCGCTCCGCAGGTCGGCGGCGAGGTCCGACGCGAACGCCTCGGCGTGCTCGTCGTCGAAGTCGACCCCGTCGTGCCCGTCCGTGAAGAACTGCCAGACCAGGTTCGCCGACCGTCCCTGCCAACGGTCGCCGTCCCCGGTGGCCGCGGCCCACAGGTCGTTCCGGTACAGCAGGTCGTGACTGGCGGTGAACACGGCGAGGGGCACGTCGGACAGGCGGTCGACGATCCGCTGCACGCCCGGCGTGATGTGCCGGGGGACCAGGCCGCGGGCCGGGGGAGCGGCGCCGGCGACGCGGAACAGGTGGTCGCGTTCCTGCTCGGTCAGTCGCAGTGCGGTGGCGAGTGCCGAGAGCAGCTGCGGTGACGGGTTCGTCGCCCGCCCCTGCTCGAGCCGGACGACGTAGTCGACGCTCACCCCGGCGAGCGCGGCCAACTCCTCACGCCGGAGGCCCGCCGTGCGGCGCCCTGGTCCGGCCGGGAGCCCCACCTCGGCGGGGGTGACCCGGTCCCGCCAGGACCGCAGGACGTCCGCGAACTCGCTCATGTGCCCATCCTCGCGCGGATCCCGGTCCGGACCGTGGTACTCGCAGTCCTCCCGTCGGCCGGGCAGCACGTCGAGGGGTGCCTGGGGGAGCGCATCGGCAGCGAGCACGATGGGCACATGACCACCACACTCATCACCGGGGCGAACCGCAGCCTCGGACTCGAGACCGCCCGCCGCCTCATCGAGGCCGGCCACACCGTGATCGCCGGCGTCCGCGACCCCGACGACGCCGACGCCGTCCGCTCCCTCGGTGCCTCCGTCGTCCAGCTCGACGTCACCGACCAGGCGAGCGTCGACGCCGCGTTCGCGTCCGTCCCCGCCCTCGACGTCCTCGTCAACAACGCCGGGATCAGCGGCACCTCGTACGGCGTCGACGACCTGACCGCCGAGGCGATGACGACCGTCCTCGAGGCGAACGTCACCGGCATCGTCCGCGTGACCCAGGCCGCCCTGCCGCTGCTGCGTGCCTCGGGCAACCCGGTCATCGTCAACGTCGCCTCCGGGGTCGGCTGGCCGCGGTTCCTCAGCACGCCCGGTCACGACGAGTTCCCGGTGCCGATGATCCCGTACGCGGCCTCGAAGGCGGCCGTCATCGCCCTGACCGTGCAGTACGCGAAGAACCTGCCGACCTTCCGCGTCAACGTCAGCGACCCGGGCTACACGGCGACCGACTTCAACGGTCACTCCGGTCACCAGACGGTCACCGAGGGGACGGACGCCACGGTCATGCTCGCGTTGCTCGGGCAGGACGGGCCGACGGGGGAGTTCCACAACCGGCACGGGCGCATCGACTACTGACCTCGACGCCGGGCCGGACGGACGGGAGGCGCGTGGCGGGCTCGCCACGCGCCTCCCGTCCGCTGTGGGTCCAGCAGGGACGTGTCGGACCGGATGGCGGCCTCAGCCGCCCCAGTGGTTCGGCCGCTGGAAGCCGTCGTCGAGCCGGGTGTCGGCGTCACCTCGTGCCGCGTCCACCTGCATCTGGGTGAGGAAGACCGCCCGGCGGAGGTCCGCACCGGACAGGTCGGCGTCTCGGAGGTCGGCACCGATGAACTCGCACGAGCCAAGGTCCGCGCCGGTGAGGTCGGCCCCGATGAGCAGCGCGCCGCGGACGCTCGCGCCCCGCAGGTCCGCTCGCCGGAGGTCGGCGCCCACGAGGTCGGCGCCCACGAGGTCGGCGCCGGGGCCGACCCGGAAGCGGCCGACGCGACGCTCGTCGGCTCGGGTGTCGCGGCCGTCCCCGCCACGGGCGAGTGCCCGCGCGCGCCGGCTCGCCTCGAGCAACAGCGGTCGTGCGGCGTCGTACTCGGCGTCGACGTCGATGCCGAGGATCGTGTCCGGGTCGGCGTCACTGAGCGCACGGACGCGCTCGAAGTTCCGTGTCAGCGGTTCGGCGTCCATGTCTGCAGGGATGATGGTGATCGCCTCGTCGAGGTACCGGAGCAGTTCGTGCAGCCGCCGCACGACCGGGAACGTCGCGAACATCGCCTGACGAGTGGCGTCGTCGTCCCGCCAGGACCGACCCGCGAAGGTGTGGCGCGAGACCTTCTGCCCGGCGCCGGAGCAGTCGAAGACCGTGCACCCTCGGAATCCCTCGGCCCGCAACCGCGGGTGGATGGTGCAGCCGTCGGCTCCGTCGAGGTTCGTGCACGGGTCACCGGCGGCTTTGTCGACGGGGAAGTCGACGGACCGGGTGAAGGCCAGCGCGACGCAGCAGAGGCCGAAGCAGTTCGCGCAGTCGGCACCGAGGTCCTCGCGGCGGCCGAGGGTGACCCGGGTGCGTGTCGTCATCGGGGACGAGGCTACACAGCGGCGCGAGCGCACGAGGGCGGCACCGAGGGAGATCTCCGCGACGCCGGACACCAGGACGGTGACGTCCGGGTCGAGCGGCACGAACTCGGGGCACCTGCGCCCGGAACTCGTCGCGAGCGACGGTGAGGTGGGTGATGCCCGCCCACGTCATGGCCGCACCGAGCGACGCCGTGGGGTGGATCGACAAGCCGTGGATGTCGTCGAGCTCATCCGGTAGGAACGGCTGCGTGATCGACCGCCCAGCACTCGCGAGTTTCCTCCGCCGACGACGGACCGCCCTCCAGCCGGAGGACGTCGGTCTGACCCGCGGACCACGCCGGCGGACGGAAGGGCTCCGCCGCGAAGAGGTCGCCGTCCTGAGCAACATGTCGACGGACTACTACGCCCGGCTCGAGCGGGGCACGGGCCCGCTCCCGTCCGCGCAGATGGTCGCGGCCATGGCGCAGGGGTTGCACCTGTCGGTCGATGAACGTGATCATCTGTTCCGCCTCGCTGGACACCAGCCGCCGGTCCGGGGGACCGCAAGCGAACACGTGAGTCCCGGCATGCTGCGGATCCTGGACCGCTTGGTGGACACTCCGGCAGAGGTCGTCACGGAACTCGGCGAGACGCTCCGGCAGACGCCACTCGCGCGGGTGTTGACCGGCGACGCCGCGGGCCGGACCGGGAACGCGAGGAGCCTCGGGTACCGGTGGTTCACCGACCCCGCGGTGCGGGACGCGTACCCGCCGGACGAGCAGGCGCTCCTCTCGCGGGTGTACGCCGGTGGGCTGCGAGAGCTCGTCGCACTCCGCGGACCCGGCTCCCGCGCCGCAGCCATGGTGGACGCCCTCCGGGACAACGCCGAGTTCCGCGCAGTGTGGGAGCGACACGAGGTCGGCGTCCGACTCCCGGAACGCAAGCGGTTCCGGCACCCCGCCGTCGGCGCACTCGAACTGGCGTGCCAGACGCTCGTGGACCCGGAGCAGTCGCATCGGATGCTCGTCTACACGGCGACCCCGGGGAGCGTCAGCCACGAGCGTCTGCAGCTGCTCGCCGTCATCGGCACACAGGAGCTGAGCAGCCGCTGACCGACGAGTCCTGGATACGACGGTGAGCGCGTCCGAGCATGGGGACACACCACCGACCCCTCACCTGGAGGAACACCATGCCGACCACGCCGCACCTCGACATCCCGGACCGCACCGGCACCCTCGCCGTCGTCACCGGAGCCAGCGACGG encodes the following:
- a CDS encoding helix-turn-helix transcriptional regulator; amino-acid sequence: MIDRPALASFLRRRRTALQPEDVGLTRGPRRRTEGLRREEVAVLSNMSTDYYARLERGTGPLPSAQMVAAMAQGLHLSVDERDHLFRLAGHQPPVRGTASEHVSPGMLRILDRLVDTPAEVVTELGETLRQTPLARVLTGDAAGRTGNARSLGYRWFTDPAVRDAYPPDEQALLSRVYAGGLRELVALRGPGSRAAAMVDALRDNAEFRAVWERHEVGVRLPERKRFRHPAVGALELACQTLVDPEQSHRMLVYTATPGSVSHERLQLLAVIGTQELSSR
- a CDS encoding pentapeptide repeat-containing protein; amino-acid sequence: MTTRTRVTLGRREDLGADCANCFGLCCVALAFTRSVDFPVDKAAGDPCTNLDGADGCTIHPRLRAEGFRGCTVFDCSGAGQKVSRHTFAGRSWRDDDATRQAMFATFPVVRRLHELLRYLDEAITIIPADMDAEPLTRNFERVRALSDADPDTILGIDVDAEYDAARPLLLEASRRARALARGGDGRDTRADERRVGRFRVGPGADLVGADLVGADLRRADLRGASVRGALLIGADLTGADLGSCEFIGADLRDADLSGADLRRAVFLTQMQVDAARGDADTRLDDGFQRPNHWGG
- the dhaL gene encoding dihydroxyacetone kinase subunit DhaL — translated: MSLDTAWAIDWVRRTAATIDEHRAELITLDREIGDGDHGENLDRGFRAVVEALGDATPETPGAVFKLVATKLISTVGGAAGPLFGTAYLKAAQAAGDAAELDADTLVAVLAAARDGVVSRGKAEVGDKTMVDAWTPAVDAAAASAAAGETPEQVLAAAADAAATGAASTDALVARKGRASYLGERAVGHRDPGAQSSAYVLRAAVDAA
- the dhaM gene encoding dihydroxyacetone kinase phosphoryl donor subunit DhaM is translated as MSVGVLVVSHSARVAEGTVEIARQMAPDVALAAAGGTDDGGIGTSFEAITDAITGLAQADAVVVLCDLGSAYLTTDTALDFLDDELRARVHVSDAPLVEGTVAAAVAAQTGGDVAAVLAAASTAGGTGAAGPADRSDVADGGGASRPDEPGGPLPVADSSAGDEADASATAELVNESGLHARPAAEFVKAAARHEAVVRVNGVDAKSLLAIMALALPKGASVTVEASGADAQDAVDELIALVRSGFGE
- a CDS encoding SDR family NAD(P)-dependent oxidoreductase: MTTTLITGANRSLGLETARRLIEAGHTVIAGVRDPDDADAVRSLGASVVQLDVTDQASVDAAFASVPALDVLVNNAGISGTSYGVDDLTAEAMTTVLEANVTGIVRVTQAALPLLRASGNPVIVNVASGVGWPRFLSTPGHDEFPVPMIPYAASKAAVIALTVQYAKNLPTFRVNVSDPGYTATDFNGHSGHQTVTEGTDATVMLALLGQDGPTGEFHNRHGRIDY
- a CDS encoding helix-turn-helix transcriptional regulator translates to MSEFADVLRSWRDRVTPAEVGLPAGPGRRTAGLRREELAALAGVSVDYVVRLEQGRATNPSPQLLSALATALRLTEQERDHLFRVAGAAPPARGLVPRHITPGVQRIVDRLSDVPLAVFTASHDLLYRNDLWAAATGDGDRWQGRSANLVWQFFTDGHDGVDFDDEHAEAFASDLAADLRSAIGRYPADRQLAELVHDLRATSPEFERRWGEARIAEHRTSRKTLQTPVGPIEVDCDTLSVPGSDLRIVVYTVVPGSDDASRLDLLRVTGLQSVATSG